One window of Hydractinia symbiolongicarpus strain clone_291-10 chromosome 3, HSymV2.1, whole genome shotgun sequence genomic DNA carries:
- the LOC130635482 gene encoding angiopoietin-2-like yields the protein MKLVFLLTQVVSVLSTVQRQREIREGMIISWLNMKRFPNRILNVPPIESYLTTTKEKCGSLCLNTPFCKSLNMKQEGHVKYRCDLLDKNMFEENCKFEWDEMTSHYAFTSNCTNAYDVCNETSKICIPEDKSSTYTCENKSGVQTNQKKFCDKPSYRHGINVNWKFPYCGVCHHLDGVYILRRSFHENFNRTWNEYKGGFGKFDSDYWIGLEMLHQLTNPSVHLQVFIAGPGLSDQGTTLFFEKFSIASESKNYRISLSSSGDSKMVTNHNGKVFSTFDKGEKQAKAKIFGAGWWYGEIESVNWFTGYWKEYLNVTDPAVTITSLDCIITRYV from the exons ATACGTGAAGGCATGATAATAAGCTGGTTAAACATGAAAAGATTTCCTAATCGAATTTTAAATGTTCCACCGATCGAATCctatttaacaacaacaaaagaaaaatgtggaAGTTTATGTTTAAACACTCCATTTTGTAAAAGCTTGAATATGAAACAAGAAGGACATGTGAAGTACCGCTGTGATCTACTGGATAAGAATATGTTCGAGGAGAATTGCAAGTTTGAATGGGATGAAATGACGTCACATTATGCATTTACC AGCAACTGCACGAATGCGTATGATGTTTGCAACGAAACTTCAAAAATATGTATTCCTGAAGATAAGTCATCTACATACACGTGTGAAAACAAGTCTGGTGTTCAAACGaatcaaaaaaagttttgcgACAAGCCAAGTTACCGACATGGGATTAATGTAAACTGGAAATTCCCCTATTGCGGAGTCTGCCATCATTTAG ATGGGGTGTATATTCTGAGGAGAAGTTTTCATGAAAATTTTAACAGAACGTGGAATGAGTACAAGGGAGGATTCGGAAAATTTGATAGTGATTATTGGATTGGTTTAGAAATGTTACATCAACTAACGAATCCTTCTGTACATCTACAAGTTTTTATTGCTGGACCTGGACTTTCAGATCAAGGAACCacattgttttttgaaaaattttcaattgcatctGAATCTAAAAATTATCGTATAAGTTTATCCTCTTCGG GAGACAGTAAGATGGTTACTAACCACAATGGAAAAGTTTTCAGTACATTTGACAAAGGTGAGAAACAAGCTAAAGCAAAAATATTTGGTGCAGGATGGTGGTATGGCGAGATAGAGTCTGTCAATTGGTTCACTGGATATTGGAAAGAATATCTTAATGTTACTGACCCTGCTGTAACTATTACATCTTTGGATTGTATCATAACGCGCTATGTTTGA